Proteins from one methanogenic archaeon mixed culture ISO4-G1 genomic window:
- a CDS encoding replication factor A: MEKEELTPHIEELQRVLGDKIDEEQLCEELNRYLNEYHVNIDAAKRGIIRKYGGTDAQTFVTGNSLIKKISELTGSEQNVDITAKVVFVDTKEITAKGIPKNILSGIMADETGSASFTVWEPGALVLAKGSVYIFRNCYCKTWNDKVQVNVGSRGRVEAAEGIKIDLPDRQITAAAAEIKIGSIKDGMGNVTVTGKVISVETRQITARGEQKTVYSGMIADDTGKIQFSAWNDFGIKEGESLCIKNAYIRSWKGIPQLNMGDRCEVSRVDAVTNVVDTTTNKKTVDEISRIGGGLDITLEGLVVDVRQGSGIIRRCPQCNRSMLNGVCNTHGMVEGIMDLRLKVVIDDGTGAIGAIINRADTEKLTGVTMQAAQGLASVKGEAFVGREIASKILMKRVTVTGNVMSDDYGPSIIVKSAGTLSIDLEEEATKLLDEVEAAI, encoded by the coding sequence ATGGAAAAGGAAGAACTAACACCCCATATCGAAGAACTGCAAAGGGTGCTCGGAGACAAGATAGACGAAGAACAGCTCTGTGAGGAGCTGAACAGATACCTGAACGAGTACCACGTGAACATCGATGCCGCGAAGAGGGGCATCATAAGGAAGTACGGGGGCACGGACGCCCAGACCTTCGTCACCGGCAACTCGCTCATCAAGAAGATCTCGGAACTCACGGGATCGGAACAGAACGTGGACATCACGGCCAAGGTGGTCTTCGTGGACACCAAGGAGATCACCGCCAAGGGCATCCCGAAGAACATACTCTCGGGAATCATGGCCGACGAGACCGGTTCTGCATCATTCACAGTCTGGGAGCCCGGCGCGCTCGTTCTGGCCAAAGGCTCCGTCTACATATTCAGGAACTGCTACTGCAAGACCTGGAACGACAAGGTCCAGGTCAACGTGGGAAGCCGCGGACGCGTGGAGGCCGCCGAAGGCATCAAGATCGACCTTCCGGACAGACAGATCACCGCGGCAGCCGCGGAGATCAAGATCGGTTCCATCAAGGACGGCATGGGTAACGTGACCGTCACAGGCAAGGTCATCTCGGTCGAGACCAGGCAGATCACCGCCAGGGGAGAGCAGAAGACCGTGTACTCCGGAATGATAGCCGACGACACGGGCAAGATCCAGTTCTCGGCATGGAACGATTTCGGAATCAAGGAGGGCGAATCGCTCTGCATCAAGAACGCCTACATCAGGTCGTGGAAGGGCATCCCCCAACTCAACATGGGGGACAGGTGCGAGGTCAGCCGCGTGGATGCGGTGACCAACGTCGTCGACACAACGACCAACAAGAAGACCGTGGACGAGATCTCAAGGATCGGCGGCGGTCTGGACATAACCCTGGAGGGACTCGTCGTGGACGTCCGCCAGGGAAGCGGAATCATCAGGAGGTGCCCCCAGTGCAACCGCTCCATGCTCAACGGAGTCTGCAACACCCACGGTATGGTCGAAGGCATCATGGACCTGAGGCTGAAGGTCGTCATCGACGACGGGACAGGGGCGATCGGCGCCATCATCAACCGCGCCGACACGGAGAAGCTCACCGGCGTCACCATGCAGGCCGCACAGGGCCTCGCGTCGGTGAAGGGCGAGGCGTTCGTCGGCAGGGAGATCGCGAGCAAGATCCTCATGAAGAGGGTCACCGTGACCGGCAACGTCATGAGCGACGACTACGGCCCGAGCATCATCGTGAAATCAGCTGGCACATTGTCGATCGACCTCGAGGAGGAGGCAACCAAGCTCCTCGACGAAGTGGAGGCGGCGATATGA